The following are from one region of the Paenibacillus sp. JZ16 genome:
- a CDS encoding ABC transporter permease yields the protein MILKLAWRFKAFYVMLLPGIIYFVIFRYFPMYGVIIAFKDFAILDGITGSSWVDPWYKHFQSFYESPYFSQLLTNTLLISLYKLLWGTLPPIMLAVLLNECRVRWLKSIVQTLTYMPHFLSWVIIFGILLTLFSQNGGLINRWIVEAGGSSIPFLTSTEYFRSILVGSEVWQNLGWGAIIYLAAMAGIDPTLYEAAKVDGASRMRMIWHITLPGIRSIIVLLFVLKLGHLLDAGFDQIYILYNIQVYPVADIIDTWVYRTGLQQLNFSLASAVGLFKSVIGLILVLGANRVAKKWGEGIW from the coding sequence ATGATTTTAAAATTGGCATGGCGGTTTAAAGCCTTTTACGTCATGCTGCTGCCCGGCATTATTTATTTTGTCATATTTCGGTACTTCCCGATGTACGGAGTCATTATCGCCTTCAAAGATTTTGCGATCCTGGACGGCATAACGGGCAGCTCGTGGGTCGATCCGTGGTATAAGCATTTTCAGAGCTTTTACGAGTCGCCTTACTTCAGCCAGCTGTTGACCAATACACTGTTGATCAGCCTCTACAAACTGTTATGGGGGACGCTGCCACCGATCATGCTGGCCGTGCTGCTGAACGAATGCCGCGTTCGCTGGCTGAAGTCGATCGTACAAACGCTGACTTACATGCCGCACTTCTTGTCTTGGGTTATTATTTTCGGCATTCTTTTGACACTCTTCTCCCAGAACGGCGGTCTTATAAACCGCTGGATTGTGGAAGCGGGGGGAAGCTCGATCCCGTTTTTGACCTCGACGGAATATTTCCGCAGCATACTGGTCGGATCGGAGGTATGGCAAAATCTCGGCTGGGGTGCGATTATCTATTTAGCCGCGATGGCGGGCATCGATCCGACACTTTACGAGGCGGCGAAGGTGGATGGTGCCAGCCGTATGCGAATGATTTGGCATATTACGCTTCCTGGCATTAGAAGCATTATCGTCCTGCTGTTCGTTCTGAAGCTTGGCCATCTGCTTGATGCAGGCTTTGATCAAATTTACATTCTGTACAATATTCAGGTATACCCGGTTGCGGACATCATCGACACATGGGTTTACCGAACAGGTCTGCAGCAGCTTAATTTCAGCTTGGCATCGGCAGTCGGATTGTTCAAATCGGTGATCGGACTCATCCTTGTGCTAGGTGCTAATCGCGTGGCGAAGAAATGGGGTGAGGGCATATGGTAA
- a CDS encoding sensor histidine kinase, with protein MTKLFHWYASLGLATKQFIYLFIVTLLLVQVLAWRNLHEAESLLRNQVIRDAELLVSRTNQYIDASLDSVENMLLLLSTRADLLEEGNEEAAVETLRKFAGINNSIARTLYMIRADGEVFSSSQVVHDIIGNPKLNQLYELALINYGAINVSEPYDSPMSGRTLAYVLPIAGAGNKVKGVVVAELNLDLLTERIAPMIYQSYILFTKEGSVINRLDSRDKLLPFQAASYPPKLEESFRGQLALLKVGVSGIEGDSLNPLVAVKSTKNRLGWSLAAFIEEDYFYQDLQRLNNNYRTASIVWIIMLLISAYLLSRSFTHPIRRFVEKMDRLNNFEVVAKLPVTRMDEIGRLTQSYNAMLERIQSLLLKTKNAEEQKKEYELKMLRSQIAPHFLYNTLACISSLAKQQRIDELRDTIRSLVKLLSFSFDKQSEYVSLEEELEGLRMYMHIQQVRYGEQYQFRIDINPDLLQYRILKLTLQPLVENALFHGLTPNHGGLIIVKGGLMKGILRLYVRDNGIGIKREKRSRLLLENQDGGQRSMYRFTGIGLRNVHERIRIHHGETYGLRIGGAEGAGTVVRVDMPVLKEYDERLGIWR; from the coding sequence ATGACGAAACTGTTTCATTGGTATGCCAGCCTTGGTCTCGCTACCAAGCAGTTTATTTATTTGTTCATCGTGACGCTGCTACTCGTTCAAGTGCTTGCATGGCGAAACCTCCACGAGGCTGAAAGTCTGCTTCGGAATCAAGTCATTCGCGATGCAGAGCTGCTCGTCAGCCGGACGAATCAATATATCGATGCAAGTTTGGACAGTGTGGAAAATATGCTGCTACTACTCTCGACCCGCGCTGATTTGCTGGAGGAAGGGAATGAGGAGGCAGCCGTTGAGACGCTGCGCAAGTTCGCGGGGATTAACAACTCCATTGCCAGAACGTTGTACATGATTCGAGCTGACGGCGAAGTATTTTCAAGCTCGCAGGTCGTTCATGACATCATAGGCAATCCAAAGCTGAATCAGCTCTATGAGCTGGCGCTTATTAACTACGGGGCTATTAATGTGAGCGAACCTTATGATTCGCCAATGTCGGGGCGAACGCTTGCTTACGTCTTACCTATTGCGGGTGCAGGAAATAAGGTGAAGGGTGTCGTAGTCGCCGAACTTAATCTCGATTTGCTCACGGAGCGTATTGCGCCGATGATCTATCAATCTTATATACTGTTCACGAAGGAAGGCAGTGTCATTAATCGGCTGGATTCCCGCGATAAGCTGCTCCCCTTCCAAGCGGCCTCGTATCCGCCGAAGCTGGAGGAGAGCTTTCGCGGGCAGCTCGCCTTACTCAAAGTCGGCGTCAGCGGCATAGAAGGGGATTCCTTGAATCCACTCGTTGCCGTGAAGTCGACCAAAAACCGTCTAGGCTGGTCGCTCGCAGCGTTCATCGAAGAGGATTATTTCTATCAGGACCTGCAGAGACTGAACAACAACTACCGGACCGCGAGTATCGTATGGATCATTATGCTTCTGATCAGCGCATATCTGCTCAGCCGATCGTTCACGCATCCGATTCGCCGATTTGTCGAGAAGATGGACCGTCTTAACAACTTTGAGGTCGTGGCGAAGCTGCCTGTCACGAGAATGGACGAAATCGGCAGGCTAACGCAGAGCTACAATGCCATGCTCGAGAGGATTCAGAGCTTGCTCCTGAAGACGAAAAATGCGGAGGAGCAGAAGAAGGAATACGAGCTGAAGATGCTGCGAAGCCAGATTGCGCCCCATTTTCTGTACAATACCCTTGCCTGCATAAGCAGCTTGGCAAAGCAGCAGCGTATCGACGAGCTTCGCGATACGATTCGTTCGCTGGTCAAGCTATTAAGCTTCAGCTTCGACAAGCAATCGGAATACGTATCGCTTGAGGAGGAGCTGGAAGGGCTGCGAATGTACATGCATATTCAGCAGGTGCGCTATGGGGAACAATATCAGTTTAGGATTGATATCAATCCTGACCTTCTGCAGTATCGCATACTTAAGCTTACGCTGCAGCCGCTCGTAGAAAATGCACTCTTCCATGGACTAACGCCAAATCACGGCGGGCTTATCATCGTGAAAGGCGGGCTGATGAAGGGGATTCTGAGACTCTATGTGCGCGATAACGGGATAGGCATCAAGCGGGAGAAGCGGAGCAGGCTGCTGTTGGAAAATCAGGATGGTGGGCAGCGCTCCATGTACCGGTTTACGGGCATCGGGCTGCGGAACGTGCATGAGCGGATTCGGATCCATCACGGCGAGACGTACGGCTTGCGGATCGGAGGCGCGGAGGGGGCCGGAACTGTTGTCCGCGTCGATATGCCCGTCCTGAAGGAATACGACGAACGATTAGGTATTTGGCGTTAA
- a CDS encoding response regulator, with protein MAIKPLGVLIVEDEIPLRQELRIFPWEACGAEWIGEASNGSEAMQLCAERTPDVVITDITMPVMDGIALIRELRKRHPNVQIILLTCHSDFHYVQEALRLGALEYILKVSLEEEELKQAMDKVRAAVVKERMLQEHARREQRQLQADLFGKLLHGHEPTGSDWQSMTLSVDRPIRLARLQLDITPSAYLPVKDTVQQRLTEQENRDPNWLTWLTVREREYFVLLEGRTPPNAVLESLRTVVQHLTELLNREETKQESLATVHAIFSKPVTSKEGVASALAYSNEWKDALFFDRCPEESAVYAQHSLPLSDLTEKKTKELNELLRKASLSPASLKECLLGEFRDWCIAERVKPSQLKEWILNWQVDWHRQQEGAELSAARMRLLMDAGTLAEMLANIVQNIEAAELGKSHSRFEIRLAVQWIKDHLKEPISLAVISKQVGLSPHYISKLFREETGSTVNQYITRLRMEKAIELLRHSNKKVYEVAEEVGIPSYRYFTVTFRNWTGVSPTDYKRKG; from the coding sequence ATGGCCATTAAGCCGCTTGGCGTATTGATCGTCGAAGATGAAATTCCTCTGCGGCAAGAGCTTCGGATATTTCCATGGGAGGCGTGCGGAGCCGAATGGATAGGGGAAGCAAGCAACGGCTCGGAAGCGATGCAGTTATGTGCTGAACGCACGCCAGATGTCGTGATAACGGATATTACGATGCCGGTTATGGACGGCATTGCTCTCATTCGGGAACTCCGGAAGCGGCACCCGAACGTCCAGATCATATTGTTAACCTGTCACAGCGATTTTCATTACGTACAAGAAGCGCTCCGTCTCGGAGCGCTTGAATATATTTTGAAGGTGTCACTGGAGGAAGAAGAGCTTAAGCAGGCGATGGATAAAGTGAGAGCTGCGGTCGTCAAGGAGCGCATGCTGCAGGAGCATGCGAGAAGGGAGCAGAGGCAGCTGCAAGCCGACTTATTCGGCAAGCTGCTTCACGGGCACGAGCCAACCGGCTCCGATTGGCAGTCGATGACGCTAAGCGTAGATCGTCCAATTCGACTGGCAAGACTTCAGCTAGATATTACTCCATCAGCCTATCTACCTGTGAAAGACACGGTTCAACAGCGGCTGACCGAGCAGGAAAACAGGGATCCAAATTGGCTGACTTGGCTGACGGTACGGGAGCGGGAATATTTTGTTCTGCTTGAAGGCAGAACTCCTCCCAATGCTGTTCTTGAGTCACTCCGCACGGTCGTTCAACATTTGACGGAGCTGTTGAATCGGGAAGAGACCAAGCAGGAGAGCTTGGCGACAGTACATGCCATTTTTAGCAAACCGGTCACATCGAAGGAAGGAGTTGCATCGGCGCTCGCCTATTCGAACGAGTGGAAAGATGCGCTGTTTTTCGACCGATGTCCCGAGGAAAGCGCTGTGTACGCTCAGCATTCGTTGCCTCTATCGGATCTGACGGAAAAGAAAACGAAGGAATTAAACGAGCTGCTGAGAAAAGCATCCTTGTCTCCTGCGAGCTTGAAGGAATGCTTGCTTGGCGAGTTCAGGGACTGGTGCATTGCAGAGCGTGTGAAGCCTAGTCAACTGAAGGAGTGGATACTCAATTGGCAGGTTGATTGGCACAGGCAGCAAGAGGGCGCTGAGCTGAGCGCAGCCCGTATGAGGTTATTAATGGACGCAGGAACGTTAGCTGAGATGCTCGCCAATATTGTTCAGAATATAGAAGCTGCCGAGCTAGGGAAGTCGCATTCGCGCTTTGAGATTCGTTTGGCCGTGCAATGGATCAAAGACCATCTCAAGGAGCCGATCTCGCTGGCTGTTATTTCGAAGCAGGTAGGGCTGAGCCCACATTATATCAGCAAATTGTTTCGTGAGGAAACGGGGAGTACGGTCAATCAGTATATTACCCGTCTTCGTATGGAGAAGGCGATCGAGCTTCTTAGGCATTCGAATAAGAAGGTATATGAAGTCGCGGAAGAGGTCGGCATTCCGAGCTACCGTTATTTCACTGTTACGTTTCGAAATTGGACCGGGGTATCGCCGACGGACTATAAACGGAAAGGCTGA
- a CDS encoding FAD-dependent oxidoreductase — MKFELVKSDITVIGGGLAGVCAAVAAARLGQTVSLVNNRPVLGGNSSSEVRVWVCGATAHGTQRYARETGIMGEMFVENQFRNPDGNSYLWDLVVLETVRAEPNIALFLNTDVHEVEAEGAEEERIIKSVTGWMMGSERKIRFESDMYIDCTGDGLAGFLAGAKYRIGREAAEEYNEDWAPETADDITLGSTLLFYTKEADRPVKYIPPSFAKDITQTAIPMKRVIRSGDSGCHYWWIEWGGELDTVHDNERIRDELWSVIYGVWDYIKNSGNFDADRMTLEWVGSIPGKREYRRFTGDYMLNQNDIIAQEPFTDRIAFGGWSIDLHPPQGMYSTESGSKHLYSDGIYHIPFRCLYSSNVSNLMFAGRDISATHVAFGTTRVMATCAVIGEAAGSGAALCVQKGISPRALHRDHMNDLQQTMLRQDASIIGIAADDPYDHAKSARITASSTTTKVSLTDSTFTHPLDKELGILFPVNPSLESVALLIDAVKAATLEVELWHTDKGENYVPKQMVAEASVSVAEGTAQWVKLDLVWQPDAACNAFLIIKANEAIQLHGSNRPMTGVLCFEKGPKPIVSTLLEDRQPDQPVVQWSMRRWNRKPLCLQVTPNTEAYAPAAVTDGYIRPFAGPHLWMSEPMSPGNPEWLQLEWAEVQSIAEVHITFNDDVNEDLINLHHHRTAFEAIPELVRAYRIEALIGEEWVTLADEKHNHKRKKVHKLNDSIMSHTIRLWIDETNGGPRAEVAEIRVYAL, encoded by the coding sequence TTGAAGTTTGAATTAGTAAAATCCGATATTACCGTTATTGGCGGAGGCTTGGCCGGCGTATGTGCTGCCGTTGCAGCCGCACGTCTCGGCCAAACTGTGTCGCTCGTGAACAACAGACCCGTACTCGGAGGCAATTCTAGCAGCGAGGTACGGGTGTGGGTATGCGGCGCTACGGCGCATGGCACGCAGCGTTACGCGAGAGAAACCGGCATCATGGGAGAAATGTTCGTCGAGAACCAATTCCGGAACCCGGATGGAAATTCGTATTTATGGGATCTCGTAGTACTCGAGACGGTCCGAGCAGAGCCGAACATTGCCTTGTTTCTCAATACGGATGTGCACGAGGTCGAAGCGGAGGGCGCTGAGGAGGAGCGCATTATTAAGTCGGTTACAGGCTGGATGATGGGCTCCGAGCGGAAAATCCGGTTTGAAAGCGATATGTACATAGATTGTACAGGAGATGGCCTTGCGGGTTTTCTGGCAGGCGCTAAATACCGGATCGGCCGCGAGGCAGCAGAGGAATACAACGAGGACTGGGCGCCGGAGACGGCGGACGATATTACGCTTGGCAGCACGCTCCTGTTCTATACGAAGGAGGCCGATCGGCCGGTCAAATACATTCCGCCGAGCTTTGCGAAGGACATTACCCAAACGGCGATCCCGATGAAGCGGGTTATTCGCAGCGGCGACTCAGGCTGCCACTATTGGTGGATCGAATGGGGCGGCGAGCTGGATACGGTACATGATAATGAACGAATACGCGATGAGCTCTGGTCGGTCATTTACGGGGTATGGGATTATATCAAAAACTCAGGCAATTTTGATGCCGATCGCATGACGCTGGAATGGGTCGGATCGATCCCTGGCAAACGGGAGTACCGCCGATTCACAGGAGATTATATGTTGAACCAAAACGATATTATCGCACAGGAGCCCTTCACCGATCGCATCGCCTTCGGAGGTTGGTCAATTGATCTTCATCCGCCGCAAGGCATGTATTCGACGGAAAGCGGTTCGAAGCATTTATATTCGGACGGCATCTATCATATCCCTTTTCGGTGTCTGTACTCCAGCAACGTCAGCAATCTGATGTTCGCAGGCCGCGATATCAGTGCAACTCACGTCGCATTCGGTACGACGAGGGTCATGGCAACCTGTGCCGTCATCGGCGAAGCAGCCGGAAGCGGCGCCGCACTGTGCGTGCAGAAAGGGATATCGCCGCGTGCCCTGCACCGTGACCATATGAACGACCTGCAGCAGACGATGCTCAGGCAGGATGCGTCGATTATCGGGATCGCGGCAGACGACCCTTACGATCACGCCAAGTCGGCCCGTATTACGGCATCCAGTACAACGACCAAAGTTTCGCTGACGGACTCAACCTTTACACACCCGCTGGACAAAGAACTGGGCATCCTGTTTCCAGTGAATCCCTCGCTTGAATCAGTGGCGCTGCTGATCGATGCGGTAAAGGCTGCTACTCTTGAAGTGGAGCTGTGGCATACTGATAAAGGTGAAAACTACGTGCCGAAGCAGATGGTGGCTGAAGCATCGGTGTCAGTAGCCGAAGGTACCGCGCAGTGGGTAAAGCTGGACCTCGTTTGGCAGCCCGATGCAGCCTGCAATGCATTCCTTATTATTAAGGCAAACGAAGCGATTCAGCTTCACGGATCGAATCGTCCGATGACCGGCGTGCTGTGCTTTGAGAAGGGACCAAAGCCGATCGTCTCTACTCTTTTAGAGGATCGTCAGCCTGATCAGCCGGTCGTACAGTGGAGCATGCGCCGTTGGAACCGCAAGCCTCTATGTCTGCAGGTTACGCCAAATACGGAAGCGTACGCTCCCGCTGCGGTGACGGACGGGTATATTCGGCCGTTCGCCGGTCCGCATTTGTGGATGTCCGAGCCGATGTCTCCAGGCAATCCGGAATGGCTGCAGCTGGAGTGGGCTGAAGTACAATCGATCGCCGAGGTCCACATCACCTTTAACGACGACGTTAATGAAGACTTAATAAATTTGCACCATCATCGCACCGCTTTCGAAGCGATTCCCGAGCTCGTCCGAGCTTATCGGATTGAGGCGCTCATCGGTGAGGAATGGGTCACGCTGGCTGATGAGAAGCACAACCATAAGCGCAAAAAAGTGCATAAGCTCAACGATTCCATCATGTCACATACGATTAGACTATGGATCGATGAAACGAACGGAGGACCACGCGCGGAGGTTGCCGAAATAAGAGTCTATGCTCTATAA
- a CDS encoding AraC family transcriptional regulator, protein MMSNRSSILYPSLMHHVFWNRKKKFQYSMDTYGHWVLFAVEGGSFRYGIGDSEGVAQMGDVIVCPPGVDFHRDVIHAPSFHFIGFSLGSISREAVAAQEAEQNVHLRLAASAYKPVVTHKERFADNLRYFKRQDEAAADIDQRSYWQNHALNDIWLFCLQSIAAGVVDEDKEPADPLMEQARLYILQNAYKDMSMLVLANELGISPVQLTRRFSRIVGMTPSRYLSHIRLEQAKSLLVDTQLNLEQIALACGFNNGFYLSRVFTKLMKVSPSAYRKTNRV, encoded by the coding sequence ATGATGTCGAATCGAAGCTCCATCCTATATCCTAGCCTAATGCATCATGTTTTTTGGAATCGTAAGAAGAAATTTCAATACAGCATGGACACCTACGGACATTGGGTTCTATTTGCTGTGGAGGGCGGCAGCTTCCGTTATGGAATCGGCGATAGCGAGGGAGTGGCGCAGATGGGCGACGTCATCGTTTGCCCACCGGGCGTCGATTTTCATCGCGACGTTATCCATGCGCCATCCTTTCATTTCATCGGATTTTCGTTAGGTTCCATATCGAGAGAGGCGGTTGCAGCGCAAGAGGCAGAGCAGAACGTCCACCTTCGTTTGGCGGCTTCTGCCTACAAGCCTGTCGTGACTCATAAAGAGAGGTTTGCCGATAATTTGAGATATTTCAAGAGGCAGGACGAAGCTGCCGCGGATATCGATCAGCGGAGCTATTGGCAAAACCATGCGCTGAACGATATTTGGCTGTTTTGTTTGCAGTCGATAGCGGCCGGCGTGGTTGACGAAGACAAAGAACCTGCCGATCCTCTGATGGAACAGGCACGGCTCTATATCCTGCAGAACGCCTATAAGGACATGAGCATGCTGGTGCTTGCGAACGAGCTGGGCATCAGTCCCGTTCAGCTCACCCGCAGATTCTCCCGAATCGTGGGGATGACTCCTTCGCGCTATTTAAGCCATATTAGGCTGGAGCAAGCAAAGTCCTTGCTCGTCGATACCCAGCTGAATTTAGAGCAGATCGCATTGGCTTGCGGCTTCAACAATGGCTTCTACCTCAGCCGCGTGTTCACAAAGCTAATGAAAGTCAGTCCTTCCGCTTACCGGAAAACGAACCGGGTCTAA
- a CDS encoding copper amine oxidase N-terminal domain-containing protein, translated as MEPGKKSITIIRGKRELVLRVNSRTALLNNAAFSLDVPAKIDNGTTYVPARVFAEAFGGTALWSGVGRQIIEP; from the coding sequence TTGGAACCAGGCAAAAAAAGCATTACGATTATTCGTGGCAAACGAGAGCTAGTGCTGCGTGTGAATTCTCGAACAGCTTTATTAAATAACGCCGCTTTCAGCCTTGATGTGCCAGCAAAAATCGATAATGGAACAACTTATGTACCCGCACGTGTTTTTGCTGAAGCTTTTGGCGGAACAGCACTGTGGTCCGGCGTGGGCAGACAAATTATAGAGCCATAA
- a CDS encoding stalk domain-containing protein: MKKTIIALTLSLVCTLLIGSPAISFANNVSNTIDNGKIENGRMLIPLRAVSERFNSEVTWNQAKKALRLFVANES; this comes from the coding sequence ATGAAAAAAACAATAATCGCACTAACTCTTTCTTTAGTGTGCACCTTACTAATCGGTAGTCCAGCGATAAGCTTCGCCAATAATGTTTCGAACACGATTGACAATGGAAAAATCGAAAATGGACGAATGCTGATTCCATTACGTGCTGTTTCAGAGAGATTCAATTCAGAAGTAACTTGGAACCAGGCAAAAAAAGCATTACGATTATTCGTGGCAAACGAGAGCTAG
- a CDS encoding stalk domain-containing protein → MNKVLSGLVLVLVMMISLPGKAYMEQAPLDVSFQDEQLEQAIKQILKKDESAAVTQKDMQSLTLVDLSNRGIKSIQGLQYASNVKYLDLSNNEIDDIMPLKPLTKIRELDIADNQIASIQDLSAMTDLEMLIVNRNQISSIDVIKQLGRLHTFEANDNQISNITPLSSATELTWLQLNGNQIAKIQPLSRLPKLKNLELASNRFSDLSPLKPLAKSLMSLNIGSNRISDLRALEGMTLMRALSAENNQIKKLDPLKKMSNLSSLNLNSNLVYNLEPLKSLSELHYLHLADNRVWNLDPIRNHTFDPPHFDTGAIRYALDLSGNYLDLRSTTQTYQLLNKLGGDGSHQLKAQQLVIGSRTAYVGDSSFKLSEAPFIASSRTYVPIRFVSERLGSKVGWNQSKQEVTISKDNTTIRWKVNDKKAIVNGRTVSFDAPLLLKKNSSFIPVRFVSELLGSPVEYMANPKTIIIFEQK, encoded by the coding sequence ATGAATAAGGTTTTATCAGGGCTAGTATTAGTTTTGGTAATGATGATTAGCTTGCCAGGAAAAGCATATATGGAGCAGGCTCCCCTGGATGTAAGCTTTCAGGACGAGCAGTTGGAGCAAGCAATAAAGCAGATTTTAAAAAAAGATGAAAGTGCAGCCGTTACACAGAAAGATATGCAATCATTAACCTTGGTTGATCTTTCAAATCGAGGAATTAAAAGCATTCAAGGCTTGCAATATGCTTCCAATGTGAAATATCTTGACTTGTCCAATAATGAAATTGACGATATTATGCCACTCAAGCCATTGACTAAGATTCGCGAACTTGATATTGCGGACAATCAGATCGCTTCAATTCAGGATTTGTCCGCCATGACGGATTTGGAAATGTTGATCGTAAACCGGAACCAAATTTCGTCGATTGATGTGATCAAGCAGCTTGGGCGTCTGCATACATTCGAAGCGAACGATAATCAAATCTCGAACATTACGCCATTATCGTCGGCCACAGAATTAACATGGTTACAACTGAACGGGAACCAGATCGCGAAAATTCAGCCCTTGAGCAGATTACCCAAGCTAAAGAATTTGGAACTAGCGAGCAATCGATTCTCGGATCTGAGCCCACTTAAGCCGCTGGCCAAAAGTTTAATGAGCCTTAACATCGGAAGCAATCGAATTTCGGATCTCCGTGCGCTTGAAGGGATGACGCTAATGAGGGCTCTTTCCGCGGAAAACAATCAGATCAAGAAACTAGATCCATTGAAAAAAATGTCTAACCTGTCTTCCTTGAATTTAAACTCTAATTTGGTTTACAATCTTGAACCTTTGAAATCCCTAAGCGAACTTCATTATTTACATCTAGCGGATAACCGTGTATGGAATTTGGATCCCATTCGAAATCATACGTTCGATCCTCCTCATTTTGACACGGGAGCAATTAGATACGCGTTGGATTTAAGCGGTAACTATTTGGATTTAAGAAGTACGACCCAAACGTATCAACTTCTCAATAAGCTCGGTGGAGATGGATCCCACCAACTGAAAGCCCAGCAATTAGTGATAGGGAGTAGAACTGCTTACGTAGGAGATAGTTCCTTTAAGTTAAGCGAAGCCCCGTTTATTGCATCGAGCCGCACTTATGTCCCGATTCGATTTGTATCCGAGCGATTGGGTTCGAAGGTAGGGTGGAACCAAAGCAAACAAGAGGTAACGATCAGCAAAGACAACACGACGATCCGTTGGAAAGTGAATGATAAGAAGGCAATCGTGAATGGAAGAACCGTTTCATTTGATGCGCCGTTACTGTTGAAGAAGAATAGTTCGTTTATACCCGTACGCTTCGTGTCCGAGCTGTTAGGATCTCCCGTAGAATACATGGCGAATCCCAAAACTATAATCATATTTGAGCAAAAATAG
- a CDS encoding AlkZ-related protein, translated as MSTINYEEFVQLVEKYKILPFAAFIPDYPSLTTAADNNDWHSGTGSDPWLWRIRIVQDGVAAYGKFFSDKACFIQTDFFPTVRSILSSGKTIEVRYNDGQISRTAYHIYNVLCEHGNIDSRNLRKLIGLDKKENKKEYEKSLVELQNYGDVVITGAAKQNEDDSGWNSMCYQPSELWLSSIQARSDDVLVDDARIRLKSELSEICSEKSFKFFAKRLAL; from the coding sequence ATGAGTACTATAAATTATGAAGAATTTGTCCAATTAGTAGAAAAATATAAGATTCTTCCGTTCGCAGCATTTATACCAGATTATCCATCGCTGACAACTGCAGCAGATAATAACGATTGGCATTCAGGAACCGGTTCGGATCCGTGGTTGTGGCGCATTCGGATTGTCCAAGACGGTGTTGCTGCATATGGAAAGTTTTTTAGTGATAAGGCCTGTTTCATTCAAACCGATTTTTTTCCCACAGTCAGGTCCATCCTGTCATCCGGCAAAACCATTGAGGTACGATATAATGACGGTCAGATATCAAGAACTGCGTATCATATCTATAATGTCTTGTGCGAGCATGGAAATATCGATTCGCGGAATTTGCGGAAATTGATCGGTTTGGATAAAAAAGAGAACAAAAAAGAATACGAAAAGTCACTGGTTGAACTACAGAATTATGGTGATGTCGTCATCACTGGAGCAGCAAAACAAAATGAAGATGATTCAGGCTGGAACAGTATGTGCTACCAACCTTCGGAATTATGGTTGAGCTCGATTCAGGCAAGAAGTGACGATGTGCTCGTCGATGATGCGAGGATTCGGTTGAAATCGGAATTGTCCGAAATTTGCTCTGAGAAATCTTTTAAATTCTTTGCAAAGAGACTAGCTCTCTGA
- a CDS encoding dihydrofolate reductase family protein gives MAKIVFALNQSLDGFVDHMAFQPDPVLFRHFIEDVRGLTGCLYGRRMYETMRYWDGDGDHFEWDEPEREYAAAWQSKPKWVVSRTLKSVGPNASLIEGDLSAAIRGLKAQHEGEIEVAGPELAHSLTELGLVDEYRLYLHPVVLGDGKPLFVGPRPPLRLVASDRIGEQVIRLTYVPA, from the coding sequence ATGGCAAAGATTGTTTTTGCGTTAAACCAGTCTCTGGACGGGTTCGTCGACCATATGGCATTTCAGCCCGACCCCGTGCTATTCCGTCATTTCATCGAAGACGTGCGCGGTCTAACGGGTTGCCTGTACGGGCGCCGCATGTACGAGACCATGCGGTATTGGGACGGGGACGGAGACCATTTTGAATGGGATGAGCCGGAACGGGAATACGCAGCTGCGTGGCAAAGCAAACCAAAGTGGGTGGTGTCGAGGACGTTAAAGTCCGTCGGTCCGAACGCTTCTCTGATCGAGGGCGACCTCTCGGCGGCCATACGTGGGCTGAAGGCTCAGCATGAAGGGGAGATTGAAGTTGCCGGGCCAGAGTTGGCGCACAGTCTAACGGAGCTCGGTCTCGTTGATGAGTATCGACTCTATCTCCATCCAGTCGTGCTGGGTGACGGCAAGCCGTTATTCGTCGGTCCACGGCCGCCGCTGCGACTCGTGGCAAGCGATCGAATTGGCGAGCAGGTGATCAGGTTGACCTACGTTCCAGCCTAG